The region TGATGATTTTATCGCTGACGCACTGAGAGGCACTGGTTTTTATCAGAAGGCCCACCTGGAGATTAAGAAGGCTGATGGTAGTGGTGCTGTAATTGCAGAACAAGTTTTTGAGAAGACAAAGGCCAAGTTTCAATTGTACTGATTGCTTTGATCATCATTTTGAAAGTGAATGCATGTTACAATTGTTCAGGAAAATCCAGGTTCTTATATAACTGAATACCAACGAATTCaagtaatataaaattaaattctcctatgttgctgttgctgtttgtCTGTTCATATTGTTTGCTTGAGGCATTACGAATTATTATTGATCTGTTTGATTGTTCAATAGTTGTGTAGGAGGGAGAGCTATTTCAAACTAGAAAATGAGACAAGTTTGGGCGATATTAAGCCCATCATTCAAAAGAATCCAAGCTTCTGGATTTTGATTCATGTATAATTAAATTTCATGCCAACTACAAAAGATTACAGAATTGCTAGAGCTAATCTACTATTTCACCTCCACAATTCATTGCAAAAACAAGCTGTTTCTGCATATCTAGGGAGTGGGGAATAGAATGAAACCTCAATTAACCTCGGCTTGACCGCAACTCCTCCAATCTAGCCTTGATCTGACCCTGCAACAACTCCAACCTATCCAAATACACCTCCAGCTCCaaaattcttctccttctccattGTTCATCCGCCTCTTCCCCGGGGAATATCGGCGTTGCTGGCGCTCCGAGCGGCTCTTCCCGAGAATCATTCAATAATTCCTTCATCAATGGTGAGAAACAGGACCTCATGGTGTCCTCAATGAGACCCTGTATTCTAGTAGCTGCAGCATCATTGTTTTCCTCATTTGTTGTGTCAACATCATCTGTAACAAACCGCAATCGCTTTGGCTCCCTTTTTTCTATGTCATCACAATCTTCAACTTGTTCATTCTTTCCCTTAACATCATTGCCAACAAGATCATGATTTTCATGATAAGGTCTCAATTCTTCACCATCCAAAGCATCATTGCCTGTGTCATTGCCCCAAATCTTGTGGGaaatttcaaaaatggcctgctCATGGGAGCTCTTGAAGGGAACCTGAACCTCCTTGCCTTTGTCCAAAGTTACCTTGTGCTTTCTCTTTAACCTGCGCAGCTTCTCCACAAGCTGGTTTCTGTTGAAATCCACGTTTAGTTTCGGCCTAACGTGATCATGCAACAAAGCTACGACATTCTGGAGAGAGGTTGTGGCCTTTCCCTGCTGCTTGATGTAATCATGGTACCCTTTCAACAGTTCCATCTCATCCTGCTTCGTCCACAGCCTCTGATACTGTCTCACCCCGGCGGAGTacttgttgctgctgctgctgctgcgcTCTCGTTTTGAGCGAGTCATTATCATAGTGGCAGTGGACGTGGCGGCAGCGGTGTTTCTATCTTCAGCAGCAGCTGGCAAGGCTAtcatggtggcagtggtggtggcggcagcggCGTTTCTATCTTCAGCAGCGGCAGGGAAAGCAACTGTCACGGCTGGGGAGGCATGGGAAACGGCAAGCGCGACAGGAATGGTGTCATCATCAACATCGCTTGAACTGAAAAAGTGGTCGTTTCCATCATCTTCCACATTGTTCTTCTGCTCGTCATTTTCATAGTCTGATTGGTCAGTGTCAAGGCTTCCTTgttcttcttctgatgatgatgaggaggaggaagaggttgAGGAGGAGAGGATCCAAGAAACCAATGGGGAAAGCATTGTTGAGGGAGGAGACACAACACTTGTTTTTCCCCCATATTAGAATTAGAGTATCAAACTAACCGTTAGTTCGTTGATGGTAGTTGTGCATTTACCATGAATAgaatgcttttctataatatctATGATTATAAAAGGAGAATTAACTAACATCTGTCATCCTCTCCACAGGGAGCaagaataaaaatataaaatgccTTTCAACCCCAAGCTTTAGTCCACATCAATCGGATTTTAGTGTGTTTGGATTCATAGTGACAGACAATCCAAATGACAATAATTTTAAATGCTAcacttatatttattttctagaAATAACCTTGGTGCTTTCAATCACAAAACCAAACAGATATTTCCCAATATTAGCAACAACAATATTGGTATTTACCCGGTTATCATAGTATACGGTGAATGAAATGTTAGTATAATGAATAATGTATCAAGTTGCAATTTAGTGATAACTTGTATTCATTACCTAACCTACTACCGTTCTACCACCGATAATTTGAAGTTATATAATTTACACAAACTTGGTAACTAGTATATATTAAGAATAGATGCCACACTAACGTATACTCAACGTAACAAATCCTGAATCAGGGGGTTCCAAGGTTTCAAGTTGCTTCGGCTGTGCTGGATAATGTAGAGCCAATTAGCCATGTTGACTTGACATCACATGAACGTGTAAAGGCATCATCTATCTAACGTGTGTTTGTATGTATTTAGTTAGGTTCAGGTTGACTAAAATTCATCGCAGCGATAGACATGAACGGGTGTGCATTGATATAAATACAAACACATACTTAATctcatcatattttttttatatttttttagatatCGAGAGAGTTTCTCCAATGTCTATGCTATACAATTTTTTATAAAGTGGACAAAGTCTAATGCGTCACCACAAAAAAATGACTCAATGCATTGATGAATAATTGAGAGTAATTTAGTAAGTTTACCTAGTGTTTACGGTGATATTTGGCAAATAAACATTCTCCAAATTTGatggaaaaagtttaagattAAGGgattcttttgggaaaacgtcttgtcaaagtgttgtgtgtggaATGTGATTTTCGACAAACAAGTGTCAAGGGTTGAGTTTGTGACTTAAAACAAGTATTCAAGATTACTgtaaactgaatttcattaaacaAAGGGCGCAAAGTACACAAAGAAATTCGAAAAACTGAAAATTTCATTTGCCAAATGAAGAAAATCGACAGGAATTCAAATGAAGAAAACAACAAGTTTGAAAGCATTAAATGCAGGAATTGTAAATGGCTGGTTCTTCAACATACCCCTtcatgatcacgttaggctcttgaagtctctttgatgcggacatgtgagctttttagtgagtttttctggaattgagttgggaacccttttttCTGATTAATCTCCTCCTATTTATAGCACTCCATTGCTGCACACGTCCTTGGCAGTTTTTCCCCTGACGAGTGGGTTAGTGGGTTTTGAATGCTTGGCGCCACACCCACGATCTCTTGCTTGTTCTGGAAGCCTCTTGCACACGTTCTATAACCGATTGCTTACCACGTGGGGATATGACATCGTGGGCAAAGGTGCTCCCCTTTTCAACCGCTCCTTGCGTCGTGGGCAAAAGCACGTGTTGGTAACTGCCCACTACTTTGTAACTGCTTCATGCACTGATCTTGTCAAAATATACGGCTATCGGTTTGCCATTTTAACTTAGCATTTTGCATCGTTTTCCTGTGGACTTTTAACTAGATTTCGACAATCTTCGAAAACGTCTTTTGATGAGGTTGATGTCGATAAACCTGCCTTGGATAAAATTGGGTTAACACCGAGTTATATATAAAGCTCTAGAAATTATTGCGAGCAAGTCCTCATCTTTTAACTCATCAAAATCACTTCTGACCACCACAAAtctaccatcaccaccacacACGTGCTAAATATGTATTTGGGGGCTTGCAATGCAGTTAGGGTTTGCTGCTTGCTAGTGGTCACAATGGTGTGTGGCTTGCGTCTGGGTTAAAAGATGGTTCGAGTAGTCTGGGGAGGGTGTCATGGGTTGATGGCTGTTGATGAAGGCTGGTATGTGCGCTGTTAATGTTACTGGGGTTCGTTGATGATGATTACGACAACTACCGTGGTGGCCAGGACTAGAACATGGGGAAGGATAAATGGTAGGTTTCGTAGCGGCGACAAAGCTAAGGAGTGGCTTTACGATTCAGACACGAAAGAGGGGAAAGCTTCTCGAGCTCGACCATGCTTAGAGTTAGAACAACGAGTAGAAGATGAGCTTGAGTTTGAGACCTAAGAGCAACCCTCGGTTGCTCCAATGGCGGAGTGGAGATCTGGCAGTGGCTGGACCCGAGGTTGGGAATAAGGATGAGGTCGTGGTGGTTACTGCGATTGTTTCATGGTGGCACGAGGGTTTAAGCTTGGCAGCACGGTAGCGGTTGTGCAAAGGGGTGGAACCTGAGGTCACGAACGTTGGTGGTCCTTGGCCAAGTTATATATAACAATGGAGTATGGTTTCAGTCTCAAGTAATCTCAACGATCGGGAGTTTGGGGGATGGGATTTCAATGGTGAGTATTAAGTTTTAGATTAGTGCTCAGTTATTTACTTAGTTAAGTGTAGAGTTAGTTACAAAGTTAGTTACATTTCAGTTGTAGTCATTTAGTAGATTCTAGCTTGTGACTCATGTATATAAGCTGAGTTCAATTCATTTTATACTagggaaaaatgttttcatttttttatttctctattctTTAGTTAAATATCGAGTTTGGCTAGATGGTAGTTCGAGGTATGACTGGAACCTCTACTTTTAGAGGTGAGGTTTATGATCAGAGATAGGAAGACATGTTGGATGCTGGACTAAGTTTGGATGAAGGTATTGCTGAAggaagtggtggtggatggtgggtAAGAGGTTGTCGAAGGTGGTGCAAGAATCATTGTATCTCAAACAAAAACACTTAGTTGAAATAAACAAAATCTCACTCGCTCACTAAAATTACAATAATAACCTTAGTTATTCAATGATGTATCATTGAATAACATCGCCCAAAGAGATGCGTGCAGAGACCAACACGCAGAGATGATGACATTGTCTAATATGAGTCTAATAAACAAAATCTCACTCGCTCACTAAAATTACAATAATAACCTTAGTTATTCAATGATGTATCATTGAATAACATCGCAGTAACATCCGCCAAGACAGATACAAGTGGGCAGAGGGGGTTTGGCCATTTGTTGTTCtagcaatgaacattgaagaagggtatagtacctagagagtggtggattgtgctagagagaggaTGAGaattagagagagaatgctgaatttcatgcgtgatttcatcaaatgagcaaaagtcctttacaactgataactacctcctatttatagagctcgggtactacctattgggcccatcgggcctccgagatcaaggcccaatttaaggccagggccccgcctcggggcgggctacacgctgggcgttgcccctctagggactcgcccagtccactagtccacaagacaccgagctcgaagtataagagctaagtgtgtcttttaaatgcctttacacGTGCTATAATACACTGGGATTtgagctgccaacatggcttaagaaaagaaaaacaaactacgtcgccaacgtggcgtgagcaaaaggaaactagcattttcagttacccagtccactggcttgacgagcaacccgagctggcaagtccacaagtccacgtGCACTGGCTCggcgagcaacccgagccggcgagtccacaagtccacaagcggcgagagcgatcACTTCGTACTGGCGAttagttggagcaggtgtatgaccgttcgccggcgggaaaggtggcgggcatgggtcatgtgctgatcattcaatcattgccTGATGGTATccccggcgagcgactaaaCTTTGTTGCTGGTGTCACCTGTCAGGTGATGGTGTTTGATTTTTaaagtggcgaggcttttcgcgctttcccttattttaaaaccctttcaaatcccaaactgccccacgtgactgccccacgtgacgtgtcagttacatcaatttccctctttctccggaaccgtcacttcgcttttcataaccgtcccatcgtgcgcagtaactccccattacacgcgacccactttcccaaaaccatcatgacttccgaccttccacacgcgtccaacacgcgtcacccttccagcttccccccttttcctataaaaacccttcttccccacaatcacccctttccgagacctctctttacttccctaatcgcttaccaaaccccctctgcccacttccgttCCGGAGCCGTTGCGTaccaccctttccgctacccactcttcacatcctactccggtgagtcctactgtctttatctttgcatcatacacatactcatcttttcctttctttcacctcgctgtcttctaaaaatggcttcaaaccccacctcccctaatcactcctcATCCTCTTCCGGAAGCGACCCCGAcgccaccgctgccggcggcctccgtttagaggtcccggagatccctccttaccgactaaaaacctacgccactctgccccttccagtccaaatagcccccactcacgaggctatagaccaaccttctattttccagGATAGCGATCTCATCGTGCAGTTCGTAAACTCCTtgggtggtttgtctaatgacgatgagtttaacgccaaactcaggatctggatttgcagtccAGGGGATCgtccctggcttcataagccagacggcgacgtaaagagatcccattttttctttgcatatgaatacatgtttagcgagcttggaatcaggcttcccttCTCGCCCTTCgttcaaaccgtcctccgcgacatcaacacggctccctgccaactccaccccaacgcctgggccttcattcggtgctttgaaatcttaagcgccgctgttggcgtcgccccatcccccaccagtttcttctacctctacgacgtcgaccccaagtccatcaaaaacaaaggatggatttccttgaaggcccgggtcggccggaagtgcttgcatccccacaaaagtaatgCGAAGTCTTCCTTCGCGCGGAAGTACTTctgtgtggcggttcatcccgcctacccagaggccttcacccttagagacgggaccgcccttttccctctttactggacggagaagcctaaTGGGATTACTGATCCTTCCGAGGAATCCTTGTCCGCTAATGACAAAGCTTTTCTgcatctccttgccccactccccatccttgactgctcaacagtccttgagggcgctggctcctcaaggactcccaaatacttaggtcgtCCATGGCTTACTTCTATTATCGACATCTTCTTTCTCGCCTCTTATGTTGTTACTGATATTTTtctttgttgcagaagatatgaacttcacaaacgccgagctcctgaaggctcgtgagaggagaatggcccgcttttccccaaagttcaacactgagggcgacgtgaaaaagcggggcggtgcCGAGAACCAAGGTGAGGGCGCCAACGCTCCCAAAAAgagaaaattggtcaaagcctcctccgtcgccggcacctccaaccctggcgctcaacCCACCACCGCCGCTGCGTCTAAAGGTAAAAGTGTTGCTAAAGCCTCCgccgccgcagctaccgagacAACCACTGTCCCGGCCCCCAAATCTGCTACCGCGGACGTGGCCTCTGCAGCCGCCACCAAGTCCACTGCTGTAGGTGCCACAGCTGCCTCCACCGATGCCACAACTACCTCTGCTGGTGCTACAACTACCTCTGCTGATCCGTCACCAACCGCTGATTCGACCGCCAACATCTCCCAACCTTCAGCTGCTGAGAAATCTGTCACCGTCAATGCCACAACAGCCGCCACGTCTTCTGATGCTCCTGCCGgggagaaaaggaaagaaaatgaaactccCCAGTCTCCTCCTCGCCaggacgcacctcctagcccgcccccaaCAGATGATGGGCGCTCTGCGTCTTCTCCACCTCGCCGCGAAGAGGGATCTTCTAATGTCGCCGCAACCCagattgagcaagctcctggTAAAGAGAGCGGTTCCTCCAGCTACTTCAACATGCTTCctaacgccattgaaccttcagaattcttgcttaccggcctcaaccgcgaagtcatagagaaagaggTTTTGAGCCGAGGTATtaatgaaac is a window of Lotus japonicus ecotype B-129 chromosome 5, LjGifu_v1.2 DNA encoding:
- the LOC130716701 gene encoding probable transcription factor At3g04930; this encodes MLSPLVSWILSSSTSSSSSSSSEEEQGSLDTDQSDYENDEQKNNVEDDGNDHFFSSSDVDDDTIPVALAVSHASPAVTVAFPAAAEDRNAAAATTTATMIALPAAAEDRNTAAATSTATMIMTRSKRERSSSSSNKYSAGVRQYQRLWTKQDEMELLKGYHDYIKQQGKATTSLQNVVALLHDHVRPKLNVDFNRNQLVEKLRRLKRKHKVTLDKGKEVQVPFKSSHEQAIFEISHKIWGNDTGNDALDGEELRPYHENHDLVGNDVKGKNEQVEDCDDIEKREPKRLRFVTDDVDTTNEENNDAAATRIQGLIEDTMRSCFSPLMKELLNDSREEPLGAPATPIFPGEEADEQWRRRRILELEVYLDRLELLQGQIKARLEELRSSRG